A window of the Salvelinus alpinus chromosome 3, SLU_Salpinus.1, whole genome shotgun sequence genome harbors these coding sequences:
- the LOC139569671 gene encoding myosin-2 heavy chain-like, translating to MWYQITIIRVTSKSEVERIESRVKSQVERVESRVKSQVEWVESPVYSQVERVESRVKSQVEWVESRVKSQVARIESPVYSQVERVESRVKSQVEQVESPVKSQLERVESRVKSQVEWIESQVKSQSQVARIESPVKSQVELVESRVKSQVGQVESRVKSQVERIESPVKSQVERVESRVKSKVEHVESRVKSQVARVESRVKSQVERVESRVKSQVGRVESPVKSQVERIESRAKSQVGQVESRVKSKVERVESRVKSKVEWVESRVKSQVARVESRVKSQVEWVESRVKSQVVRIEFPVKSQVERVESQVKSRVERVESRVESQVARIESRAKSQSQVGRVESRVKSQVVRIESRAKSQVGRFESRVKSQVERIESRAKSQSKVEHVESRVKSQVARVESRVKSQVERVESRVKSQVGRVESPVKSQVERIESRAKSQVGQVESRVKSKVERVESRVKSQVGWVESRVKSKVERVESRVKSKVEWVESRVKSQVARVESRVKSQVEWVESRVKSQVVRIEFPVKSQVERVESQVKSRVERVESRVESQVARIESRAKSQSQVGRVESRVKSQVVRIESRAKSQVGRFESRVKSQVERIESRAKSQSKVEHVESRVKSQVARVESRVKSQVERVESRVKSQVGRVESPVKSQVERIESRAKSQVGQVESRVKSKVERVESRVKSKVEWVESRVKSQVARVESRVKSQVEWVESRVKSQVVRIEFPVKSQVERVESQVKSRVERVESRVESQVARIESRAKSQSQVGRVESRVKSQVERIESRAKSQVGRFESRVKSQVERIESRAKSQSQVARIESPVKSQVERIESPVKSQVERVESRVKSKVEHVESRVKSQVARVESRVKSQVERVESRVKSQVGRVESPVKSQVERIESRAKSQVGQVESRVKSKVERVESRVKSKVEWVESRVKSQVARVESRVKSQVEWVESRVKSQVVRIEFPVKSQVERVESQVKSRVERVESRVESQVARIESRAKSQSQVGRVESRVKSQVGRIESRAKSQVGRFESRVKSQVERIESRAKSQSQVERIESRVKSQVGRVESQVKSQVARVESQVKSQVERVESRVKSQVEWVESRVKSQVGRVESQVKSQVARVESRVKSQVQRIESRVKSQLERVESRVKSQVEQVESRVKSKVERVESRVKSQSQVEQVESRVKSQVEWIESRAKSQVGRVESRVKSQVERVESRVKSQVEWVESRVKSQVGRVESQVKSQVERVESRVKSQVEWVESRVKSQVGRVESQVKSQVGRFESRVKSRVERVESRVKSQLERVES from the exons aTGTGGTACCAAATCACTATTATTCGAGTCACAAGCAAGTCAGAAGTAGAACGGatcgagtctcgagtcaagtcccaagtagaacgggttgagtctcgagtcaagtcccaagtagaatGGGTCGAGTCTCCAGTCTATTCCCAGGTAGAACGGgttgagtctcgagtcaagtcccaagtagaatgggtcgagtctcgagtcaagtcccaagtagcaCGGATCGAGTCTCCAGTCTATTCCCAGGTAGAACGGgttgagtctcgagtcaagtcccaagtagaacaGGTTGAGTCTCCAGTCAAGTCCCAACTAGAACGGgttgagtctcgagtcaagtcccaagtagaatGGATCGAGTctcaagtcaagtcccaa TCCCAAGTAGCACGGATCGAGTCTccagtcaagtcccaagtagaactggtcgagtctcgagtcaagtcccaagtaggacaggttgagtctcgagtcaagtcccaagtagaacggatCGAGTCTccagtcaagtcccaagtagaacgggttgagtctcgagtcaagtccaaaGTAGAACACgtcgagtctcgagtcaagtcccaagtagcacgggttgagtctcgagtcaagtcccaagtagaacgggttgagtctcgagtcaagtcccaagtaggaCGGGTTGAGTCTccagtcaagtcccaagtagaacggatCGAGTCTCGAGCAAAGTCCCAAGTAGGACAggtcgagtctcgagtcaagtccaaaGTAGAACGGgttgagtctcgagtcaagtccaaaGTAGAATGggtcgagtctcgagtcaagtcccaagtagcacgggttgagtctcgagtcaagtcccaagtagaatgggtcgagtctcgagtcaagtcccaagtagtaCGGATCGAGTTTccagtcaagtcccaagtagaacgggttgAGTCTCAAGTCAAGTCCCGAGTAGAACGGGTCGAGTCTCGAGTCGAGTCCCAAGTAGCACGGATCGAGTCTCGAGCCAAGTCCCAA TCCCAAGTAGGACGGgttgagtctcgagtcaagtcccaagtagtaCGGATCGAGTCTCGAGCCAAGTCCCAAGTAGGACGGtttgagtctcgagtcaagtcccaagtagaacggatCGAGTCTCGAGCCAAGTCCCAA tccaaaGTAGAACACgtcgagtctcgagtcaagtcccaagtagcacgggttgagtctcgagtcaagtcccaagtagaacgggttgagtctcgagtcaagtcccaagtaggaCGGGTTGAGTCTccagtcaagtcccaagtagaacggatCGAGTCTCGAGCAAAGTCCCAAGTAGGACAggtcgagtctcgagtcaagtccaaaGTAGAACGGgttgagtctcgagtcaagtcccaagtaggatgggttgagtctcgagtcaagtccaaaGTAGAACGGgttgagtctcgagtcaagtccaaaGTAGAATGggtcgagtctcgagtcaagtcccaagtagcacgggttgagtctcgagtcaagtcccaagtagaatgggtcgagtctcgagtcaagtcccaagtagtaCGGATCGAGTTTccagtcaagtcccaagtagaacgggttgAGTCTCAAGTCAAGTCCCGAGTAGAACGGGTCGAGTCTCGAGTCGAGTCCCAAGTAGCACGGATCGAGTCTCGAGCCAAGTCCCAA TCCCAAGTAGGACGGgttgagtctcgagtcaagtcccaagtagtaCGGATCGAGTCTCGAGCCAAGTCCCAAGTAGGACGGtttgagtctcgagtcaagtcccaagtagaacggatCGAGTCTCGAGCCAAGTCCCAA tccaaaGTAGAACACgtcgagtctcgagtcaagtcccaagtagcacgggttgagtctcgagtcaagtcccaagtagaacgggttgagtctcgagtcaagtcccaagtaggaCGGGTTGAGTCTccagtcaagtcccaagtagaacggatCGAGTCTCGAGCAAAGTCCCAAGTAGGACAggtcgagtctcgagtcaagtccaaaGTAGAACGGgttgagtctcgagtcaagtccaaaGTAGAATGggtcgagtctcgagtcaagtcccaagtagcacgggttgagtctcgagtcaagtcccaagtagaatgggtcgagtctcgagtcaagtcccaagtagtaCGGATCGAGTTTccagtcaagtcccaagtagaacgggttgAGTCTCAAGTCAAGTCCCGAGTAGAACGGGTCGAGTCTCGAGTCGAGTCCCAAGTAGCACGGATCGAGTCTCGAGCCAAGTCCCAA TCCCAAGTAGGACGGgttgagtctcgagtcaagtcccaagtagaacggatCGAGTCTCGAGCCAAGTCCCAAGTAGGACGGtttgagtctcgagtcaagtcccaagtagaacggatCGAGTCTCGAGCCAAGTCCCAA TCCCAAGTAGCACGGATCGAGTCTccagtcaagtcccaagtagaacggatCGAGTCTccagtcaagtcccaagtagaacgggttgagtctcgagtcaagtccaaaGTAGAACACgtcgagtctcgagtcaagtcccaagtagcacgggttgagtctcgagtcaagtcccaagtagaacgggttgagtctcgagtcaagtcccaagtaggaCGGGTTGAGTCTccagtcaagtcccaagtagaacggatCGAGTCTCGAGCAAAGTCCCAAGTAGGACAggtcgagtctcgagtcaagtccaaaGTAGAACGGgttgagtctcgagtcaagtccaaaGTAGAATGggtcgagtctcgagtcaagtcccaagtagcacgggttgagtctcgagtcaagtcccaagtagaatgggtcgagtctcgagtcaagtcccaagtagtaCGGATCGAGTTTccagtcaagtcccaagtagaacgggttgAGTCTCAAGTCAAGTCCCGAGTAGAACGGGTCGAGTCTCGAGTCGAGTCCCAAGTAGCACGGATCGAGTCTCGAGCCAAGTCCCAA TCCCAAGTAGGACGGgttgagtctcgagtcaagtcccaagtaggaCGGATCGAGTCTCGAGCCAAATCCCAAGTAGGACGGtttgagtctcgagtcaagtcccaagtagaacggatCGAGTCTCGAGCCAAGTCCCAA tcccaagtagaacggatcgagtctcgagtcaagtcccaagtaggaCGGGTTGAGTctcaagtcaagtcccaagtagcaCGGGTTGAGTctcaagtcaagtcccaagtagaacgggttgagtctcgagtcaagtcccaagtagaatgggtcgagtctcgagtcaagtcccaagtaggaCGGGTTGAGTctcaagtcaagtcccaagtagcacgggttgagtctcgagtcaagtcccaagtacAACGGatcgagtctcgagtcaagtcccaactagaacgggttgagtctcgagtcaagtcccaagtagaacaggtcgagtctcgagtcaagtccaaaGTAGAACGGGTTGAatctcgagtcaagtcccaa tcccaagtagaacaggttgagtctcgagtcaagtcccaagtagaatGGATCGAGTCTCGAGCCAAGTCCCAAGTAGGACGggtcgagtctcgagtcaagtcccaagtagaacgggttgagtctcgagtcaagtcccaagtagaatgggtcgagtctcgagtcaagtcccaagtaggaCGGGTTGAGTctcaagtcaagtcccaagtagaacgggttgagtctcgagtcaagtcccaagtagaatgggtcgagtctcgagtcaagtcccaagtaggaCGGGTTGAGTctcaagtcaagtcccaagtaggaCGGttcgagtctcgagtcaagtcccgAGTAGAACGGgttgagtctcgagtcaagtcccaacTAGAACGGGTCGAGTCTTGA